One Cupriavidus pauculus genomic window, GCAGCCGTTGCAGGCCGGTATCGGCACCATCGCCAACGCGGTGTTGCACGGTCTTGCCGATTCGCCGTTCCACGACCTGACGATGTATTCGGAGGTGCTGCAGGACAGCACGATCGCGCTGATCGATGCCGGCAAGCTGCGTTTTGCTTCGGCCTCGTCGATGACGCTGTCGGCGCCGGTCTACCAGAAGGTGCTCGGCGATATCGAGCGGTACAAGTCGCGCATCGTCCTGCGGCCGCAGGAGATCAGCAATCATCCGGAAGTCATTCGCCGGCTTGGGCTGATCACCATCAACACGGCACTCGAATGCGATATCTACGGCAACGTCAATTCGACGCACGTGGGCGGCACGCATATGATGAACGGCATCGGCGGCTCCGGCGACTTCGCGCGCAATGCGTCGCTGTCCGTGTTCGTCACCAAATCGGTGGCGAAGGGCGGCAAGATCTCGAGCATCGTGCCGATGGTCTCGCACGTGGACAATGCCGAGCATGACGTCGATATCCTCGTGACCGAGCACGGGCTGGCGGACCTGCGTGGCCTTGCGCCCCGGGAACGGGCGCGCGCGATCATCGCGAACTGCGTCGATCCCAGCTACCGGGGGCCGTTGCAGGACTATTTCGATCGGGCCTGCGCGCGAGGCGGCCAGACCCCGCACTTGCTGGAAGAAGCCTTTGCGATGCATCTGCGGTATCGGGATACGGGCACGATGCTGCCGGCACCGGCGGTCGTACCCGTACGCGACGCCGCGTTGCTGACAGCCGTGGAACCGCTCGCGGCCTGACGCTGTCCTCGCTGGGCCACGGCGGGGGGCCTACTTTTTCGGCGCGGGTCCCATGACTTCCTTGCAGACCTCCAGCCACGCCCTGGCCGCATGCGACAGGTAGCGGCCGGGCGACCAGATATGGGCCATCGCCCAGTCCACGTTCGGTTCGATCAGGCGCGCAACGGCGAGCCCGTCGCGCGACTCCAGCCGCGCCAGCAGGGGTTCGGGCAGGAATGTCGTGCCCAGACCGGCGGCCGCCATGGACGCAAGGAAGTCCCAGTGGCCGCTCTGCGCCACCACGCGCGGCTCGATGCGCGCCTCCAGAAACGCCTGCCGTAGCATGCGCGTCAGCGAGAACGCGTCGGTCAGCAGCACCAGCGGCTCCTCGCTCAGTGCCTGCAGCCGCACGGTGCGGCCCCTGGCCCATGCCGCTTCGCGCGGTCCCACGGCCCAGATCGGGTACTTGGCGAACTGCCGCGTCTCCAGCGCCAGTCCGCTGTCGCCGGGCAGCACCGTCGCCCCGACCTCGATCTCGCCGCTGGCGACGCGTTGCTCGATCACTTGCCCGCCATGTTCGGCCAGCGTGAGTTGCAGATTCGGATAGCGCTTGCGGAACGTACTGACAGCGGGCGAGAAGAACAGATTGACCATCGGCGGAATGCCCACCTCGAGCTGGCCACGGCCCAGCGACGAAAGGTCGGCCACTTCCAGCGTCAGCCGATGCACCACGCCCAGCGCTTCCTGACCCCGGTCGTAGACGACCTTGCCCACATCGGTCAGCCGCACGGACTTGCCTTCGCGGATCAGCAGCGGCTGCCCGACCTCGTCCTCCAGTTGCCGGACCATCTTGCTGATGGTGGACTGGGTGACATAGAGCGAGGAAGCCGCCTGCGTAAAGCTCTTGAGGCGCGCGGTCTCGACGAAATAGCGCAGCGCGCGGATGTCGATGGGCATGGTGGTTCTATGAAAATTTCGACTGGATCGCCGAATCTTAAATCATGCCGGGAATGTCCGCACGGCAACTAC contains:
- a CDS encoding acetyl-CoA hydrolase/transferase family protein, whose product is MYRDRIRLASLQDKVMSAEQAAGLIQDGMTVGMSGFTRAGDAKAVPFALARRAETDPLQITLITGASLGNDVDKVLAESHVLARRLPFQSDATLREKINNGEVMFIDQHLGETAELLRSGQIAPVDVAVIEACAITESGGIVPTTSVGNSASFAMQASKVIVEINMNMPAGLEGLHDVALPVARPYRQPIPLIAVEQRIGLPYIPVDPAKIAAIVITQRDDSPSNASAPDDDTRHIARHLIDLLVKEVEAGRLPSSLQPLQAGIGTIANAVLHGLADSPFHDLTMYSEVLQDSTIALIDAGKLRFASASSMTLSAPVYQKVLGDIERYKSRIVLRPQEISNHPEVIRRLGLITINTALECDIYGNVNSTHVGGTHMMNGIGGSGDFARNASLSVFVTKSVAKGGKISSIVPMVSHVDNAEHDVDILVTEHGLADLRGLAPRERARAIIANCVDPSYRGPLQDYFDRACARGGQTPHLLEEAFAMHLRYRDTGTMLPAPAVVPVRDAALLTAVEPLAA
- a CDS encoding LysR family transcriptional regulator; protein product: MPIDIRALRYFVETARLKSFTQAASSLYVTQSTISKMVRQLEDEVGQPLLIREGKSVRLTDVGKVVYDRGQEALGVVHRLTLEVADLSSLGRGQLEVGIPPMVNLFFSPAVSTFRKRYPNLQLTLAEHGGQVIEQRVASGEIEVGATVLPGDSGLALETRQFAKYPIWAVGPREAAWARGRTVRLQALSEEPLVLLTDAFSLTRMLRQAFLEARIEPRVVAQSGHWDFLASMAAAGLGTTFLPEPLLARLESRDGLAVARLIEPNVDWAMAHIWSPGRYLSHAARAWLEVCKEVMGPAPKK